AGTACCTATATTGAGACCCAACTAGATATGGATTCACCTTGGGAAGTCCAACATTGAGGTTAAAGCGCTCCTcgacaaaaattcaaaaattattgCATCAGAACTATATTTAACGAATGTACTAAAATTTCAGAATTAAAAAGCAGGACTTTAGTCCCAAACTCaacctttctttccattttcagCAGTTAAGTTTGGTTATAGTGACCACTACTTTTATTTTAAGTGCTTTTTAAAATGTCACAAGACATCTTTTGTACTTTTCATGTAATGTTAATATAGCTAATAATGTTGgaatttcacctcaaaatttTTTAAGGCATTAAGCTAACACTGAAATATGATTTTTAGTTATGATAAAGGCAGTAAAAGAATTGGTTAAGAATCTTTGTTCATTCAGTAAGAATTTTATTTCACTATCCATAAAGCAAACTTTGTACCTATCAGCTTGTTTGAATGGTTGTTAACTTTTGTACCTAACAACTTGTTTAatatatcgtttcataatgtgtcatatcgtattgtattatattgatgtatataatatttggatatatTGTATTATTTGCCGTCGTTTCATAATGTCATACACCACAATATGTAGAATAAACTTACAAtattataaaagaaaaataagcacGAGGttgaattattatataaaaaggtaaggtaaaagataaaatatgattatttaataataagaaagGACAAGATGATAAAAAAATTAGGTAACGACGCGACTACACCAAATCGGCCATTCCGTAAAGTGGCACTTTTCATTGTcacgtaacgacggatttaacgatacgatacaataaaattaacaatcaaaacaaatattgtatttaaagtaacaataacatacaatacaacacgtaacaaccatccaaacaagcaaAAGTACTGTAGAATGCCTGGATTCTAATATGTTCTTGCTTTTGATCTCAAGACAAAGGTATTTTAACTACATCAACTATAATCTCCAGTTCAACATTTTTAAAGGAACTCTATATAATGTCTTATGTCTGTATCAATAAACAAGCAGATACTAGTTAAGGTGTACAAATGCTCATCACaaacaaaaggaaaaagaagCAAAATTTAGCTACACAAAAAAGAGGTATAAAGTTGGACAACAATATCCATAATTGATTCTTCAAGAACATCATCTGTGACTTGAGTCAGAATATCTTCAGCGTCGTTTCTGATATCGAGCCATGAACCAGATTTCGCCAAATCTTTCTCAACATAGTCATTCAGTGTTAGTTGTTCCATTACTGGTACAAGGTGTTGCTTCACTTCTTTCATTAAACTTTCCACTAGATTTTTTTCCAGTGGAAAGAACCAAATTTTAGGTTGAAGGAACGATAGCCACGGAGGAAATCTGAAGTGAAAATCATATGCTTCTAGTAGGACTTCATCTGTGTAGTCCATCAGAAGTTTAGGTTCAGAATGGCATTGCAGTGCTAATGTCTCCAGTTCATCAGATAACGTAGCATCGAACATTTCTTCTGAAAGAGGCCTATTTAACCATAGTTCTTCGCAATTCAAGTGAAGTGCTTGCAAACTTGACTGAATATAAATACGAAGGGCATCTGGTTCAGCGCGATTCAGTATGGTATTTTCAGGGAATTCCTTGTTAGAACATTCCTCAAAGTTGATACGACGTGGTTGTAATGCAGTGTCAGCTGCAAATATTCATGAATTACTTCAAACTACAGTCTAAAGATAGAATGAGAAGATAGGAAGATTTTGGACAATATATAATTTTTTGACTTTACTATTGTAGTGGATAAAGTCTAGTGGCTATACGTGAATTTGTGTTACTTACATGGTTGATTTCCGGAAGGGCTGGCTATATCATCAGCGAAAACTGGTTCCAGGACTGATACTGGACTTGAATAATCTCCTCTGTCCATATTGTTGTCAACAACCCTTAGTTTGAAAATGCTAGATGGACTCGACGACGAAACATCCGTTGAAGAACCAGGAGACCAAACTTCTGAAGGTGAATCCTGAAGAGGTTGGTGCAACAGTATAAGTCCCTTCTATTGTTATGAGGTTAAGTGAAAAGGCAGAAGTAAACAGAAAACAAGTAATACCAAAACATTCTTGCGATATTCCAATCATGTTTTGTGGGAGAGGATGCAGTACTTACCACCATTGAGCTATTTAGATGCCAGCGACGCTTGTCTCTTTGAGGACTTTGAACAACAGTAAGGGCTGGTTCAAGGGGGAATTCCACTATACGTGTATCTGCCGGAGGTGAATGTTAAAAACTTAGAATTCTAAAGGACAATGTGCATAAGAAGATCAAAGAACTCTCAAGTAAATGGAACAAAAACTTACCATTGTGCCTAATTTGTGCAGGATTACTTTCGCTGTCCTGTTTTAAACTATAGCTGAACAAACGATCATGTTCAGGCGAGGAAAGAATCCTTTCCAATGTTCTTGTGGGTTGTCTGCTCATCACAACTTCATTTGCAGTATTGACATAATTTAATCTTTGAGAGAGATGTCTCTTTGCCTCTATGGATATATCCAGTTCCTTCTTCTTGGTGTAGCTTATGGTTGATACGTTCAACTTTTTACGCACTCTTTCAGTCAGAAATGAGTCTTTTGCTGCTTCACTTGATATGGATTCTTGTTTATTCTCTGCCTCATTCTTGGTGTTTGATTCAGTGGAAGAGTTAATGGATCCAGTAATAGTAAGCCGTGAACTGCCCCCTTCATTATCAACTCCTAAGATCTGCTTGTCGCTAATGCTATGAAGCCTATGTAAAGTACTTCCTACTGAACTCAAATGCTTCTCTTTACATTTTTCTCCCATTGCATACTTCAGTTTCCTCTTAATATCCTTGAGAGAAAAGCTCGTGCGCTTGACATTTTCCCCTTTACTACTTGTGCTTCGATGGGACTGCATAGACGAGCAATGGCAGGCAACATTTTCAGAACATCGAACAGTTCTAGGAATTGGCTTCAAAACAACTATTTTACTTGAAGGCCGGGGGCTGGAACTTTCTTTGGATGCGTCCCCAGATCGCTGATGCTTCTGTTCACTCTTCCAAATGTCATTATCACTACTCTGATCATCTGATATTTTATTACTCATAAGGGACTTGACTGAATTTCTTGCCATTTGCACATTTTGCAAGCTTCTGATTTGCTTTGCTAAAAGTGAATTAGGATCTTGTAAGAGTTTCAGAAACAAATCTCCATTTGAATTTAACATCTCTAATGCGTCGGAGAACTGTTCAGGCTCATAACTCAAACTACCTTTGCTGATATACTTCCTGTCTATGAACATCTTATCGATAAATGCTTTGGCACTCGTCTGAAGTACTTGCAAACTGATCTCATCAAGTTGATCATTATTTGCATGAATCTGACTGCAAATAGCTTCTAATATGGATGCCAAGTTTAACTTATTGATAGACATTTCTGCTGAACCAGAAGCCTGCTGAAAATCCCCCGTCTCAGTATCCTTCCAATCGTATAAAGGTGATTGATTTGTACGGGTCTTCTTTGATGATGGCTTGTATTTACTTATCATATGATCAAATAGTCCATAATCTACTTCTTTATGTTGCTCATTTCTAGCTATGATTTGAGTGTTCTTTTGCATGCTACCGGAAATTTCTTCTTGAATGAAATTCTTCATCCTTTTATCACCCGTGCGAACTCCTAAAGCTTCCATTTCAGCTCCATCCTGAGGCAAACAACTCTGCAATTATCACTCTTACTCAAAAGTTGCAATCTTTTCTGAATTTAGGATAATATACTGTTCAGAATTTGAGGTATAAAATTCTATGGAGATGCCAATCAGAATAATTCCTAACCCTATCCATGCAAAAAACAAAAACTATACTCCAAAGTTACATTTTTTTGCAGGAACATTACTAATAGAACTGACTAAGTTCTATCACCACATGTTCTATGACAGTTAGAAAAAAGATGTACTAGAGTCTATTCTCCAAATGGCTATGTTGCGCAGACTCTCCAAAATACTACCGTACccatgtcggatcctccaaaaatacactactTTTGGAGATCTGGCACGCACCCGACGATATTGCGGAGAGTCCGAGCAATATAGCCAAATGGTGTCCAAAGAAACTTTGACATAAGAGCTGAGTCTAGAAAGTGACTTATTCTATGCTAGAGACTTacctcaaagccataaatttggTCACTGAAGTAAGTTAAAGCATCAAGCTTTCTTGGATTCTTGCCTGCAGAAGGGTAAAAGCAAAGATCAGAACCTCCAAGATTGATTAATATCACTGTTGACATCTAATCCTAACATAATTATACAGACCACATCACACTAAGAAAAGTTTAAGACGATGTAAAAGGTACTTACACAATCAGATCACTTATAATGTAATTACAAGTAAATCTTTATGATAGACATTACATAGTAAGCCGATAAAAATGGTAACTAACATGCTATAAGAGGTTAAGCTACACTGAAAAATAGAAGCCTTGTTCACTAAGC
The DNA window shown above is from Nicotiana tomentosiformis chromosome 8, ASM39032v3, whole genome shotgun sequence and carries:
- the LOC104095613 gene encoding uncharacterized protein isoform X1; protein product: MEKKRSSRNQQQTEKSQLNCMWGLISSLYIGQNHRKQKLLSNGKTAAKHVIGKNPRKLDALTYFSDQIYGFESCLPQDGAEMEALGVRTGDKRMKNFIQEEISGSMQKNTQIIARNEQHKEVDYGLFDHMISKYKPSSKKTRTNQSPLYDWKDTETGDFQQASGSAEMSINKLNLASILEAICSQIHANNDQLDEISLQVLQTSAKAFIDKMFIDRKYISKGSLSYEPEQFSDALEMLNSNGDLFLKLLQDPNSLLAKQIRSLQNVQMARNSVKSLMSNKISDDQSSDNDIWKSEQKHQRSGDASKESSSPRPSSKIVVLKPIPRTVRCSENVACHCSSMQSHRSTSSKGENVKRTSFSLKDIKRKLKYAMGEKCKEKHLSSVGSTLHRLHSISDKQILGVDNEGGSSRLTITGSINSSTESNTKNEAENKQESISSEAAKDSFLTERVRKKLNVSTISYTKKKELDISIEAKRHLSQRLNYVNTANEVVMSRQPTRTLERILSSPEHDRLFSYSLKQDSESNPAQIRHNDTRIVEFPLEPALTVVQSPQRDKRRWHLNSSMVDSPSEVWSPGSSTDVSSSSPSSIFKLRVVDNNMDRGDYSSPVSVLEPVFADDIASPSGNQPSDTALQPRRINFEECSNKEFPENTILNRAEPDALRIYIQSSLQALHLNCEELWLNRPLSEEMFDATLSDELETLALQCHSEPKLLMDYTDEVLLEAYDFHFRFPPWLSFLQPKIWFFPLEKNLVESLMKEVKQHLVPVMEQLTLNDYVEKDLAKSGSWLDIRNDAEDILTQVTDDVLEESIMDIVVQLYTSFLCS
- the LOC104095613 gene encoding uncharacterized protein isoform X2; translation: MEKKRSSRNQQQTEKSQLNCMWGLISSLYIGQNHRKQKLLSNGKTAAKHVIGKNPRKLDALTYFSDQIYGFEDGAEMEALGVRTGDKRMKNFIQEEISGSMQKNTQIIARNEQHKEVDYGLFDHMISKYKPSSKKTRTNQSPLYDWKDTETGDFQQASGSAEMSINKLNLASILEAICSQIHANNDQLDEISLQVLQTSAKAFIDKMFIDRKYISKGSLSYEPEQFSDALEMLNSNGDLFLKLLQDPNSLLAKQIRSLQNVQMARNSVKSLMSNKISDDQSSDNDIWKSEQKHQRSGDASKESSSPRPSSKIVVLKPIPRTVRCSENVACHCSSMQSHRSTSSKGENVKRTSFSLKDIKRKLKYAMGEKCKEKHLSSVGSTLHRLHSISDKQILGVDNEGGSSRLTITGSINSSTESNTKNEAENKQESISSEAAKDSFLTERVRKKLNVSTISYTKKKELDISIEAKRHLSQRLNYVNTANEVVMSRQPTRTLERILSSPEHDRLFSYSLKQDSESNPAQIRHNDTRIVEFPLEPALTVVQSPQRDKRRWHLNSSMVDSPSEVWSPGSSTDVSSSSPSSIFKLRVVDNNMDRGDYSSPVSVLEPVFADDIASPSGNQPSDTALQPRRINFEECSNKEFPENTILNRAEPDALRIYIQSSLQALHLNCEELWLNRPLSEEMFDATLSDELETLALQCHSEPKLLMDYTDEVLLEAYDFHFRFPPWLSFLQPKIWFFPLEKNLVESLMKEVKQHLVPVMEQLTLNDYVEKDLAKSGSWLDIRNDAEDILTQVTDDVLEESIMDIVVQLYTSFLCS